CAAGTCCCCACCGGGAACCACAGTTGGAGGCTGATAGTTGATGCCAACCTTGAAGCCAGTGGGGCACCAGTCCACAAACTGGATGGTACGCTTGGTCTTGATGGCTGCAATGGCGGAGTTAACATCTTTGGGGACGACATCACCACGATACAGAAGACAGCAGGCCATGTATTTACCATGACGAGGATCACACTTCACCATCTGATTGGCTGGCTCAAAGCAGGTGTTGGTGATGTCAGCAACCGACAGCTGCTCATGGTAGGCTTTCTCAGCGGAGATGACCGGGGCATAGGTGGCCAGAGGGAAGTGGATACGAGGGTAGGGCACCAAATTGGTCTGGAATTCTGTCAGGTCAACATTCAGGGCTCCATCAAAACGAAGAGAAGCGGTGATTGAAGACACAATCTGGCTGATGAGCCTGTTCAGGTTAGTGTAGGTTGGCCTCTCGATATCCAAGTTTCTGCGGCAGATGTCGTAGATGGCCTCATTGTCCACCATGAAGGCACAGTCTGAGTGCTCCAGGGTGGTGTGGGTGGTGAGGATGGAGTTGTAGGGCTCAACAACTGCAGTAGAAACCTGAGGGGCTGGGTAGATGGCAAATTCAAGCTTTGATTTCTTCCCATAATCAACAGAGAGTCTTTCCATCAGTAAGGAGGTGAAACCCGAACCAGTGCCTCCTCCAAAGCTGTGAAAGATGAGGAATCCCTGCAGGCCAGTGCACTGATCAGCCTGAAAGACAAGTAGCTGTGATTAATCAAAATGTAACTAGAAGTGCATTGTTATTTGACAAATATATGAAGAATGATATATGAATATCAGAAATGGAAAATTCACCACTGAAAAAACTGGAATCCTCCTTTTTTATGGTCACAATAGAGGCAGAAAATGACGCACAAAAAGAACACTCACCAGTTTACGTGTCCTGTCCAGCACCAGATCAATAATTTCCTTTCCGACTGTGTAGTGTCCACGGGCGTAGTTATTTGCAGCATCCTCCTTTCCTGTAATCAGCTGCTCAGGGTGGAAAAGCTGACGGTAGGTTCCTGTGCGCACCTCATCTGGACAACATAAGAATTACAGTAAATATACTGACTGAGTCATTCTTAAGGATGAATTACAAAAGATTGGTTCATCATAGAATTACATAAATCAACCTATGTAATCTGTTATCAGCTGTTTACTTGGCACTGACCGATGACAGTAGGTTCCAGGTCAACAAAGATTGCTCTGGGAACATGTTTTCCAGCTCCTGTCTCACTGAAAAAAGTGTTAAAGGAGTCATCTCCTCCCATAGTCTTGTCAGAGGGCCTCTGTCCATCTGGCTGGATGCCATGCTCCAGGCAATACAGCTCCCAGCATGCATTGCCAATCTGAGCCCCAGCTTGGCCAACGTGAATAGAGATACACTCACGCTGCAGAGCGTGAACAAAATGGTAAAATCATCAAAGGCATCACTTTAATCTataaatatatgtttttgttttttttctacatacAGGCTATTCCTGCTCACTTTGTCAATAACAGGctgatgcaaataaaaaaagatacatTTTGTCTTaatatgcattattattattattacatacattttttttctaaaaaaaaaagcgtatCTAACAATGTTAATGCTATACTTAAGTTTCACAGTTGTAAACCATATCTCACCATAGTTTATCTTTCTTCTCCAATGTCCAGGGCTTGGTAGGAAGATGTGTCAGTGAAGGCAGCTGTCTTGCTCTGTGTTTATATACCCGCAGCTGAAGGTGAAAAGTGATTTGATC
Above is a window of Solea senegalensis isolate Sse05_10M linkage group LG2, IFAPA_SoseM_1, whole genome shotgun sequence DNA encoding:
- the LOC122765524 gene encoding tubulin alpha-1C chain-like: MRECISIHVGQAGAQIGNACWELYCLEHGIQPDGQRPSDKTMGGDDSFNTFFSETGAGKHVPRAIFVDLEPTVIDEVRTGTYRQLFHPEQLITGKEDAANNYARGHYTVGKEIIDLVLDRTRKLADQCTGLQGFLIFHSFGGGTGSGFTSLLMERLSVDYGKKSKLEFAIYPAPQVSTAVVEPYNSILTTHTTLEHSDCAFMVDNEAIYDICRRNLDIERPTYTNLNRLISQIVSSITASLRFDGALNVDLTEFQTNLVPYPRIHFPLATYAPVISAEKAYHEQLSVADITNTCFEPANQMVKCDPRHGKYMACCLLYRGDVVPKDVNSAIAAIKTKRTIQFVDWCPTGFKVGINYQPPTVVPGGDLAKVQRAVCMLSNTTAIAEAWARLDHKFDLMYAKRAFVHWYVGEGMEEGEFAEAREDMAALEKDYEEVGADMTEGDEGEEY